In the genome of Tannockella kyphosi, one region contains:
- a CDS encoding helix-turn-helix domain-containing protein produces the protein MIGERIQFLRNEHNLKQEELAKILKIGHSTLAAYEQNKRKPKVETIILIAKYFNVSTDFILELTNKPDQQYNQGKTLVDNKHFVSIPDSLWDVEVAIDEFELLKEFIVYKYNK, from the coding sequence ATGATTGGAGAAAGAATTCAATTTTTACGTAACGAACATAACCTAAAACAAGAAGAATTAGCGAAGATATTAAAAATAGGGCATAGTACTTTGGCAGCATATGAACAAAACAAGAGAAAGCCTAAAGTGGAAACAATTATTTTAATAGCAAAATATTTTAATGTTTCTACTGATTTTATTTTAGAGTTAACAAATAAACCAGATCAACAATATAACCAAGGCAAAACTTTGGTAGATAATAAACACTTTGTATCCATACCAGACTCTTTGTGGGATGTAGAAGTAGCAATTGATGAATTTGAGTTATTAAAGGAGTTTATCGTTTATAAATACAATAAATAA
- a CDS encoding LytR/AlgR family response regulator transcription factor has translation MCDDDQQFLEKLQQHFKPYLHKIELTSYQDPNELLENIKHYHAILIDYEMKTMTAFDLLEKIRKENILKVIISSHNEYIYQSFAYHIFWYIQKQQLSKYFPIMMEKLIEQMEQNNQRIILNEGSVHINIPKEEIRYIEKQKNYLYIHANQTYKIRYSFKDFVVQFYDDDFVIPIYGTMVHIQNIRYVHSGRKHLILWDDTTLPISYTHKNNLLQRTNAYKMKRPNS, from the coding sequence ATATGTGATGATGACCAACAATTTTTAGAAAAACTTCAGCAACACTTCAAACCTTATTTACATAAAATAGAACTCACATCTTATCAAGATCCTAATGAATTATTAGAAAATATAAAACATTATCATGCAATACTAATAGATTATGAAATGAAAACGATGACAGCTTTTGATCTATTAGAAAAAATTAGAAAAGAAAACATTTTAAAAGTTATCATTAGCTCTCATAATGAATATATTTATCAAAGCTTTGCATATCATATTTTCTGGTATATCCAAAAACAACAGTTATCAAAATACTTTCCTATTATGATGGAAAAGTTAATAGAACAGATGGAACAAAATAACCAAAGGATAATATTAAATGAGGGCAGTGTTCATATTAATATTCCTAAAGAGGAAATAAGATATATAGAAAAACAAAAGAATTATCTTTATATTCACGCAAATCAAACATATAAAATTAGATATTCATTTAAAGACTTTGTTGTTCAATTTTATGACGATGATTTTGTAATACCAATATATGGAACAATGGTTCACATCCAAAATATAAGGTATGTACATAGTGGTAGAAAGCATCTTATATTATGGGACGATACAACATTACCAATTAGCTATACCCATAAAAACAATCTCTTACAAAGAACAAATGCATATAAAATGAAAAGACCAAACAGTTAG
- a CDS encoding AgrD family cyclic lactone autoinducer peptide: MKKQFKSLLCLGICAIALSASNIGTFFWLYEPEMPAKLNNK; encoded by the coding sequence ATGAAAAAACAATTTAAATCATTATTATGTTTAGGTATCTGTGCTATTGCACTTTCAGCAAGCAATATTGGAACATTCTTCTGGTTATATGAACCAGAAATGCCTGCCAAATTAAATAACAAATAA
- a CDS encoding accessory gene regulator B family protein — MNIIGLSNKLAHKITVSDDLEDIQILRYGIEAIITTTINTALAILVSITCGLFYEFVLFNIIFVPFRKAHKSYHCKTFLQCTICSNILMFLTTTMIHTVAAPRYIYYVFAVLLVINYLVSYEKNLFIHGIMFIAFYIVYCLNSTISFCMFLAVLITILLIILRRLSHEKTI, encoded by the coding sequence ATGAACATTATTGGATTATCAAATAAGTTAGCACATAAAATTACAGTAAGCGATGACTTAGAGGACATTCAAATATTAAGATATGGTATCGAAGCAATAATAACAACAACCATTAACACTGCATTAGCAATACTAGTCTCTATTACATGTGGGTTGTTTTATGAATTTGTTTTATTTAATATTATTTTTGTCCCTTTTCGTAAAGCACATAAAAGCTATCACTGCAAAACATTTTTACAATGTACTATATGTTCTAATATTCTCATGTTTTTAACAACAACGATGATACATACAGTAGCTGCGCCTAGATATATATATTATGTTTTTGCAGTGTTATTAGTAATTAATTACTTAGTTTCTTATGAAAAGAACTTATTTATCCACGGTATCATGTTCATTGCTTTTTACATCGTGTATTGCTTAAATTCTACTATTAGTTTTTGTATGTTTTTAGCAGTACTAATAACTATATTATTAATTATATTAAGGAGATTATCACATGAAAAAACAATTTAA
- a CDS encoding sensor histidine kinase — protein MDIVILLVFAFGEMFLCLLLCDVFLKYKDTKLGTKIILSVVYGVMMHYVGVVDNNGIFSFVIFLFCLFVYGYLSTGTNFRKIIMTVFLVAVNLMVINALFLVLAFLSAESTTSLLNGTESEVLNFYTLLSKAALYFEYLCLKQRNSNQVYFDQIVWKWVACISVTSLVICHICFYEYIQNNMNLFSTFSVFIGAIVTNILVYVLCMELSNSAREGVRKQILIEAIRYEQQSQIEMESLVDKMSKISHDFDKHILVIEDMIDKNDTCLAKEYLNKIKLSSRQVVFNTNSSVLNYMLSNKVSYAKNLGIDVHYMVFGHEVSYIDDVDMTGLVGNLLDNAIEAAGQSKEKQIELRFDFQDEHVSTFLVKNSLNHEIKKNGKNLVTTKADKQGHGIGMSVIQEIVEKYQGQDYYQIEENQFSHLCILLDNEKIA, from the coding sequence ATGGATATAGTCATTTTATTAGTTTTTGCTTTTGGAGAAATGTTTTTATGTTTGTTGTTATGTGATGTATTTTTGAAGTATAAAGATACAAAGTTAGGGACAAAGATTATTTTGTCTGTTGTTTATGGTGTAATGATGCACTATGTGGGTGTGGTTGATAATAATGGTATTTTTTCATTTGTAATCTTTTTGTTTTGTTTATTTGTTTATGGTTATTTATCAACGGGGACAAATTTTAGAAAAATAATAATGACAGTATTTTTGGTTGCAGTGAATTTAATGGTTATTAATGCATTATTTTTGGTATTAGCGTTTTTAAGTGCGGAATCAACTACTAGTTTGTTGAATGGTACAGAATCAGAGGTGCTAAATTTTTATACATTGTTAAGTAAAGCAGCTTTATATTTTGAATATTTATGTTTGAAACAAAGAAATTCAAATCAAGTCTATTTTGATCAAATAGTATGGAAATGGGTTGCTTGTATTAGTGTTACTTCTTTAGTTATTTGTCATATTTGTTTTTATGAATATATTCAAAATAATATGAATTTATTTTCTACTTTCTCAGTTTTTATAGGAGCAATTGTGACAAATATATTAGTTTATGTTTTATGTATGGAGTTATCGAATAGTGCTAGGGAAGGAGTAAGAAAACAAATATTGATTGAAGCAATTCGTTATGAACAACAATCACAAATAGAAATGGAGAGTTTAGTTGATAAGATGTCAAAGATAAGCCATGATTTTGATAAACATATTTTGGTTATTGAAGATATGATTGATAAAAATGATACATGTTTGGCAAAAGAATATTTGAATAAAATAAAGCTATCTTCTAGACAAGTGGTTTTTAATACCAATAGTAGTGTTTTAAATTATATGTTAAGCAATAAAGTGAGTTATGCTAAAAACTTAGGAATTGATGTTCATTATATGGTGTTTGGTCATGAGGTTAGTTATATAGATGATGTTGATATGACAGGGTTGGTAGGTAATTTGTTAGATAATGCGATTGAAGCAGCAGGGCAGTCTAAAGAAAAACAAATTGAATTACGATTTGATTTTCAAGATGAACATGTTTCTACATTTTTAGTGAAAAATAGTTTAAATCATGAAATAAAGAAGAATGGTAAAAATCTTGTTACTACCAAAGCTGATAAACAGGGTCATGGGATAGGGATGAGCGTTATTCAAGAAATAGTAGAAAAATATCAGGGACAAGATTATTATCAAATAGAAGAGAATCAGTTTTCTCATTTGTGCATATTGTTAGATAATGAAAAGATAGCTTAG